The proteins below come from a single Solea solea chromosome 6, fSolSol10.1, whole genome shotgun sequence genomic window:
- the LOC131461280 gene encoding 6-phosphofructo-2-kinase/fructose-2,6-bisphosphatase 4-like isoform X2: protein MRGSGCPRNARDRAVCMTNCPTLIVTVGLPARGKTYISKKLTRYLNWIGVPTKEFNVGEYRRECVKIYKSFEFFRPDNEEGLKIRRQCAMSALNDVRQYLSVEGGQVAVFDATNTTRERRGTIVKFADQNGFKVFFVESQCEDPNVVAQNIVQVKLGNPDYIHCNTEEAIEDFMKRIKCYESSYQPMDETLDRDLSYIKIMDVGRRYLVNRVLDHVQSRIVYYLMNIHITPRSIYLCRHGESDLNIKGRIGGDSGLSARGKEFARNLRKFLQEQNIKDLKVWTSQMKRTIQTAESLEVPYEQWKSLNEIDAGVCEEMMYEEIQENFPLEFAMRDQDKYRYRYPKGESYEDLVQRLEPVIMELERQENVLVVCHQAVMRCLLAYFLDKSAKELPYLKCPLHTVLKLTPLAYGCKVESVCLNVEAVNTHRDRPENVNVQRTTEDALQTVPAHF from the exons ATGAGGGGCTCCGGTTGCCCGAGAAACGCGCGTGACAGGGCAG TATGCATGACAAACTGCCCGACCCTCATCGTGACTGTGGGACTTCCAGCCCGAGGAAAGACTTACATTTCAAAGAAGCTCACTCGCTATTTGAACTGGATAGGTGTGCCAACAAAAG AGTTCAATGTCGGAGAGTATCGCAGGGAGTGTGTGAAGATCTACAAGTCCTTTGAGTTTTTCCGTCCAGACAACGAAGAAGGCTTGAAAATCAGACG TCAGTGCGCGATGAGCGCACTCAATGATGTTCGGCAGTACCTAAGTGTTGAAGGAGGACAGGTGGCG GTCTTTGatgccacaaacacaacaagagaaagaagagggaCCATCGTCAAGTTCGCTGATCAGAATGGATTCAAG GTGTTTTTTGTGGAGTCTCAGTGTGAAGACCCAAATGTCGTTGCACAGAATATCGTG CAAGTGAAACTGGGAAACCCAGACTACATTCACTGCAACACAGAAGAGGCCATTGAGGACTTCATGAAGAGAATCAAATGTTACGAGTCCTCCTACCAGCCTATGGACGAGACTCTGGACAG GGACCTGTCTTACATAAAGATCATGGACGTGGGCCGTCGCTACCTGGTGAACCGCGTTCTTGACCACGTCCAGAGTCGGATTGTCTACTACCTGATGAACATCCACATCACGCCGCGCTCCATCTACCTGTGTCGCCATGGTGAGAGTGACCTCAACATCAAGGGACGCATCGGAGGAGACTCCGGCTTGTCTGCCAGGGGCAAGGAG TTTGCCAGAAATCTGAGGAAATTCCTCCAGGAGCAGAACATCAAGGACCTGAAGGTGTGGACCAGTCAGATGAAGAGAACGATCCAGACTGCAGAGAGCCTGGAGGTGCCGTACGAACAGTGGAAGTCTCTCAACGAAATAGATGCT ggtgtgtgtgaggaaatgatGTACGAGGAGATTCAAGAGAATTTCCCTCTGGAGTTTGCAATGAGAGACCAAGACAAGTACCGCTACCGTTATCCTAAAGGAGAG TCTTATGAAGATCTGGTGCAGCGACTGGAGCCTGTGATCATGGAGCTTGAGCGGCAGGAGAATGTTCTTGTGGTTTGTCACCAAGCTGTGATGCGTTGTCTTCTCGCATATTTCCTGGACAAGTCTGCCA AGGAGCTGCCTTATCTCAAGTGCCCTTTGCACACTGTGTTGAAGTTGACCCCGTTGGCATATG GCTGCAAAGTGGAGTCTGTGTGTTTAAACGTGGAAGCTGTGAACACCCACAGAGACAGACCAgag AATGTGAATGTGCAGCGCACCACAGAAGACGCTCTGCAGACGGTCCCTGCTCACTTTTAA
- the LOC131461280 gene encoding 6-phosphofructo-2-kinase/fructose-2,6-bisphosphatase 4-like isoform X1, whose translation MLDNEDFVLDTSPRELTQNPLRKIWLPCKNGHILQRRVCMTNCPTLIVTVGLPARGKTYISKKLTRYLNWIGVPTKEFNVGEYRRECVKIYKSFEFFRPDNEEGLKIRRQCAMSALNDVRQYLSVEGGQVAVFDATNTTRERRGTIVKFADQNGFKVFFVESQCEDPNVVAQNIVQVKLGNPDYIHCNTEEAIEDFMKRIKCYESSYQPMDETLDRDLSYIKIMDVGRRYLVNRVLDHVQSRIVYYLMNIHITPRSIYLCRHGESDLNIKGRIGGDSGLSARGKEFARNLRKFLQEQNIKDLKVWTSQMKRTIQTAESLEVPYEQWKSLNEIDAGVCEEMMYEEIQENFPLEFAMRDQDKYRYRYPKGESYEDLVQRLEPVIMELERQENVLVVCHQAVMRCLLAYFLDKSAKELPYLKCPLHTVLKLTPLAYGCKVESVCLNVEAVNTHRDRPENVNVQRTTEDALQTVPAHF comes from the exons ATGTTGGACAACGAAGACTTTGTGTTGGACACTTCACCGCGCGAGCTCACGCAGAACCCGCTCAGGAAGATCTGGCTGCCCTGCAAAAACGGGCACATTTTGCAGAGACGGG TATGCATGACAAACTGCCCGACCCTCATCGTGACTGTGGGACTTCCAGCCCGAGGAAAGACTTACATTTCAAAGAAGCTCACTCGCTATTTGAACTGGATAGGTGTGCCAACAAAAG AGTTCAATGTCGGAGAGTATCGCAGGGAGTGTGTGAAGATCTACAAGTCCTTTGAGTTTTTCCGTCCAGACAACGAAGAAGGCTTGAAAATCAGACG TCAGTGCGCGATGAGCGCACTCAATGATGTTCGGCAGTACCTAAGTGTTGAAGGAGGACAGGTGGCG GTCTTTGatgccacaaacacaacaagagaaagaagagggaCCATCGTCAAGTTCGCTGATCAGAATGGATTCAAG GTGTTTTTTGTGGAGTCTCAGTGTGAAGACCCAAATGTCGTTGCACAGAATATCGTG CAAGTGAAACTGGGAAACCCAGACTACATTCACTGCAACACAGAAGAGGCCATTGAGGACTTCATGAAGAGAATCAAATGTTACGAGTCCTCCTACCAGCCTATGGACGAGACTCTGGACAG GGACCTGTCTTACATAAAGATCATGGACGTGGGCCGTCGCTACCTGGTGAACCGCGTTCTTGACCACGTCCAGAGTCGGATTGTCTACTACCTGATGAACATCCACATCACGCCGCGCTCCATCTACCTGTGTCGCCATGGTGAGAGTGACCTCAACATCAAGGGACGCATCGGAGGAGACTCCGGCTTGTCTGCCAGGGGCAAGGAG TTTGCCAGAAATCTGAGGAAATTCCTCCAGGAGCAGAACATCAAGGACCTGAAGGTGTGGACCAGTCAGATGAAGAGAACGATCCAGACTGCAGAGAGCCTGGAGGTGCCGTACGAACAGTGGAAGTCTCTCAACGAAATAGATGCT ggtgtgtgtgaggaaatgatGTACGAGGAGATTCAAGAGAATTTCCCTCTGGAGTTTGCAATGAGAGACCAAGACAAGTACCGCTACCGTTATCCTAAAGGAGAG TCTTATGAAGATCTGGTGCAGCGACTGGAGCCTGTGATCATGGAGCTTGAGCGGCAGGAGAATGTTCTTGTGGTTTGTCACCAAGCTGTGATGCGTTGTCTTCTCGCATATTTCCTGGACAAGTCTGCCA AGGAGCTGCCTTATCTCAAGTGCCCTTTGCACACTGTGTTGAAGTTGACCCCGTTGGCATATG GCTGCAAAGTGGAGTCTGTGTGTTTAAACGTGGAAGCTGTGAACACCCACAGAGACAGACCAgag AATGTGAATGTGCAGCGCACCACAGAAGACGCTCTGCAGACGGTCCCTGCTCACTTTTAA
- the arpc4 gene encoding actin-related protein 2/3 complex subunit 4: MTATLRPYLNAVRATLQAALCLENFSSQVVERHNKPEVEVRSSKELLLQPVIISRNDKEKVLIEGSINSVRVSIAVKQADEIEKILCHKFMRFMMMRAENFFILRRKPVEGYDISFLITNFHTEQMYKHKLVDFVIHFMEEIDKEISEMKLSVNARARIVAEEFLKNF, from the exons atg ACTGCCACCTTGCGACCTTATCTCAATGCGGTGCGTGCCACCCTGCAGGCCGCTCTCTGTCTGGAGAATTTCTCCTCACAAGTGGTGGAGAGACACAACAAGCCAGAAGTGGAAGTGCG GAGTAGCAAAGAACTGCTCCTCCAGCCTGTGATCATCAGCCGCAATGACAAGGAGAAGGTTCTGATCGAGGGATCTATCAACTCTGTTAGAGTCAGCATCGCCGTCAAGCAG gcagATGAGATCGAGAAGATTCTGTGCCATAAGTTCATGCGTTTCATGATGATGAGAGCAGAGAACTTCTTCATTCTCAGGAGGAAACCCGTGGAG GGCTATGACATCAGTTTTCTCATCACCAACTTCCACACAgagcaaatgtacaaacacaaactggtGGACTTTGTCATTCATTTCATGGAGGAAATCGACAAAGAGATCAGTGAAATGAAACTGTCAGTCAACGCTCGGGCTCGTATTGTTGCTGAAGAGTTCCTCAAAAAT TTCTGA